CCAAAAGGTTTAGGTTAGGACCATGAATTACTAAAATTCGCCACATACTCAATTCCCCTTCATTCCCTCAAGAACCCTTCGGATCAGATCTATGTCTATATCCTCCACTAGCTTCGCCTTGCCCAACTCTTCTAGCAACACAAACCGAATCTTGCCGTCGAGTACTTTCTTATCATACCCAAAGGCCTCTATCATCTGTTCGAGATCAATACCAGCAAGAGACAGATCATATCCCATCACATCTAGAAGATTCTCCATGCGTTCCGTTTCCCCATCCTTTAGCATGCCAAGGCAACAGGATAGCCTTGCTGCAGCAACCATTCCCACCGCAAGGGCCTCCCCATGCCGATAAACGGTGTAATGGGTAACTGCCTCTAGGGCATGGCCGAAGGTATGACCAAAGTTCAGTATCGCCCGCAGGCCTTGTTCTGTCTCATCCTCCGCCACAATCTCTGCTTTGATCTGACATGACCGTACAATGACCCGCATCAACATCTCACGATCCAGCTCAAGCAGCTTCGCTGCATTGCCCTCTATAAAGGAAAAGAACTCTTGATCATATATTACTCCATATTTGATCACTTCTGCCAACCCGGCCAATACTTCCCTGGGGGGCAAGGTCTCAACGACTGAGACATCGGCAACTACCAGGCGCGGCTGGTAGAAAGCACCGATCAAGTTCTTGCCTAAGGAATGGTTAACGGCAACTTTGCCTCCCACACTAGAATCTACTTGCGCCAAAATTGTCGTAGGGACCTGGATAAAGGGAATTCCCCGCATATAGGTGGCACTGAAAAATCCCGCGATGTCTCCTACAACTCCGCCACCAAGGGCCACCACAAAACAGTTACGATCAAGACCCGTCTTTACCGCATGATCGTACAAAAAGTTAAGAGTCCCCAGGTCTTTGTACTCCTCCCCATCGGGGATCTCCACGGAGCTGACCTCAAAGCCCGCATTAACCAAGCCTTCTCTGGTTACCCAGCCATAGAATGCATCAACAATCGGATTAGAGATCATCAAACACCGACGGCCTAGCTTAAGATCCCGGCAGTACATACCGGTATCACCAATGATGTCTGTTCCGATCCGGATCGTGTAACTCCGATCACCTAAAACAACCGGGACTTGCTCTTGCATCAAGATCCCTCCCCCCGGGACACTTCACCTAGGTGTTGAATGATTAATGAACAGACCTCCACCACCGATAGCCCTGTGGTATCTATATGTAGATGAGCCTGTTCATAGTAGGATTTCCGCGCGCGCAGTAGATCCTCCAGCACAGCCCGTTCATCAACCCCTCTAAGCAAGGGTCGGGAATCGTCGGCCCTAGTCCTTGCTACAAGATCATGCATATCCGCCATAAGCCAGATTACTAAAGCCTGCTGTTTCAGTAAGGTAATACTGTCACGGTAGACGACGGCCCCTCCACCTAAGGCCAGTACTGCTCGCTCCTGCTTGAGGGCAGTTAACAAAGCCGCTCTCTCCAATTCCCGAAAGGCAGATTCTCCGTCGGAGGAAAAGATATCGTTGATTGTTCTGCCGGTCTGCTTCTCCACCAACACGTCGGTGTCAACAAAAGACCAATGTAATAGTTGTGCCAATCGGCATCCTATTGTAGTTTTTCCAACCCCCATCATACCAACGAGAGCAATTCTACTATAAGTCATCGGGCAAACAACGCCTTCTGGTAGTTTTCAAAGTTAGCCATAATCTCTCTTCGGCTGTCACCACCGAATTTTTCCAGTAGGGCCGAGGCTAATTCAAAGGCCACCACCGCCTCACCTACTACACTTGCCGCAGGCACGGCACAGACATCAGAGCGTTCGATTCCCGCGGCCACTTCCTGCTTCGTCTGCATATCCACCGACAAAAGAGGCTTATATAACGTTGGGATAGGCTTCATGGCGGCCCGCAGGATGATAGGCTCCCCGTTACTCATGCCACCTTCAATCCCACCGGAACGGTTTGTCCTATGTCCATATTCGCCTGCTTCATGAACGATTTCATCATGAACCTGTGACCCCAACTGCGCAGCAGCGGCAAATCCTTCGCCTACCTCAACCCCTTTGATCCCTTGGATGCTCATCAGAGCCTGGGCTAGCCTACCATCTAACTTGCGCTCCCAGTGCACATAAGAACCCAAACCCACCGGAACGTTCCAGGCCACAACCTCAAAGACGCCACCGAGGGAATCACCCTGTTCCTTCACCTCATCAACTAGGCGAATTAGTTCGTCCTCCCGGTCCGCTAGACTACGGAAGGATGATGCCTCGACTATCCGCGCGGCAGAAACGGGATCCATTTCCCTCTGCTGTATTTCTATGGGTCCAAGGGAAACAACGTAGGCTAGGACATTGATTTTGAACAAACGGAGCAGACATTTTGCCACAGCTCCCACAGCTACCCGAGCAGCAGTCTCCCTTGCACTTGCCCGTTCCAGTACATCTCGCAGATCATCATGACCATACTTAAGGGCGCCGGCCAAGTCAGCATGTCCAGGTCGGGGCCGCGTAAGGGGGGATTGGGCACGGATCTCCTCAGAGGACATCGTATCGATCCAGTTGGGCCAATCCTTATTCTCTATCATCAGCGTAATCGGGCTTCCTAGGGTCCTACCGTTCCTGATACCAGAGAGGATCTCTACTTGATCCTTTTCAATCTTCATCCGTCCCCCCCGACCATAGCCCCGCTGTCGTTTGGCAAGTTCCTGATCGATATCCGCTTTGGTTACGCTAACTCCAGCGGGGAAACCTTCTATAATCGCCACGAGGGCTTTGCCGTGGGACTCACCAGCGGTTAGGTATCGCAACATAGCTACCCCCTATTCATTAGAAAACCGGGTCTGGTAGGAACGTAAAGATATAAGACCTTTTTTATACATTTTGGTTAAGGTCCATTTTTCTAGGCGTCGCATCACCTTAGTTGTCTTCAATTCCTGTTTACCCACTGGGTTAATCAAAATAGTGTGCATACCAAGTCGATTACCACCAAGTATATCGGTAAACACCTGATCGCCAATCACAGCAGTCTTTTGCGGTGTGGCGTCCATGATCTTCAACGCCTTTAGAAAAGAACGCTTTGTTGGCTTGCCGGCTTTGGCAATAGCAGGAACACTTAGATCCTTGGAGATCGCAGCGACCTGCTTACTGATCCCGTTGGAGACAATGCATACTTTCAGATCTTCGGCTAGGGCAGCACTGACCCAACGCTTCATCGAATTTGAGACCTTTTCGCCCCGCCATTCCACGATGGTATTATCTACATCGAGAATCAAGGCTTCTATACCTTGAAGTCTTAGATTCCTTGGTTCAATATCCAATACTGATGCGGAGCAAGTCTTAGGACATAAAAGCGAAAACAAAGGCGTTTCCTCCTTATCTGGCGGTCCTCCTTATTTTACCACGGGAAACTAGACCTTTCAACCGGCCAAGACACGTCCATACTGGGAGTAGCTAACTGGGACTTAGCCAGTGAATGGACCCCAATACATCGACGATGCTCTACCCACCCTAGTGCCTGGATCCCAATCTGATGCCATCGATACTGGCTTCCGTTTCATTAAAGATGACCAACTCGTTATGCCACTTGAAGATCAGAGGCTTGGAGCATGGTACCAAACCTTTCTAGGTTAATTCCTATGGATAAACCAATTTATCCTGTGCCAGACACCCTTTTAGAGCCGAGTTTACTTAGAAAAGATCTATGCCAACTATGGATGAATTGCATCGAAAATTCCTCGATGCCGTAGCTTTCAACGTCCATTGGCCAGACCTCAAAGGAAGTCTCAGTAGTGCATTCGGTACTAAAATGGCTAACCACGACTGCCATGCAAGAAGATAGATTGGCAAGGCGTAACCCGGTTTAAGGTTAATGTATCTTGGAATGCGGCGTCCTGGTCCACGATGCAATACACTGTAGAATACCGAGATCAAAAGTAAGAACGAGTGGTGGGGGCGTTCATCAGGAACGGAGTCCTATACTATAAACATCCATACTAGCGATTCCGATATCATCTCTGGATTCCTCCTCCGCAAA
The sequence above is a segment of the Limnochordia bacterium genome. Coding sequences within it:
- the aroB gene encoding 3-dehydroquinate synthase, with the protein product MQEQVPVVLGDRSYTIRIGTDIIGDTGMYCRDLKLGRRCLMISNPIVDAFYGWVTREGLVNAGFEVSSVEIPDGEEYKDLGTLNFLYDHAVKTGLDRNCFVVALGGGVVGDIAGFFSATYMRGIPFIQVPTTILAQVDSSVGGKVAVNHSLGKNLIGAFYQPRLVVADVSVVETLPPREVLAGLAEVIKYGVIYDQEFFSFIEGNAAKLLELDREMLMRVIVRSCQIKAEIVAEDETEQGLRAILNFGHTFGHALEAVTHYTVYRHGEALAVGMVAAARLSCCLGMLKDGETERMENLLDVMGYDLSLAGIDLEQMIEAFGYDKKVLDGKIRFVLLEELGKAKLVEDIDIDLIRRVLEGMKGN
- a CDS encoding shikimate kinase, whose translation is MAQLLHWSFVDTDVLVEKQTGRTINDIFSSDGESAFRELERAALLTALKQERAVLALGGGAVVYRDSITLLKQQALVIWLMADMHDLVARTRADDSRPLLRGVDERAVLEDLLRARKSYYEQAHLHIDTTGLSVVEVCSLIIQHLGEVSRGEGS
- the aroC gene encoding chorismate synthase — protein: MRYLTAGESHGKALVAIIEGFPAGVSVTKADIDQELAKRQRGYGRGGRMKIEKDQVEILSGIRNGRTLGSPITLMIENKDWPNWIDTMSSEEIRAQSPLTRPRPGHADLAGALKYGHDDLRDVLERASARETAARVAVGAVAKCLLRLFKINVLAYVVSLGPIEIQQREMDPVSAARIVEASSFRSLADREDELIRLVDEVKEQGDSLGGVFEVVAWNVPVGLGSYVHWERKLDGRLAQALMSIQGIKGVEVGEGFAAAAQLGSQVHDEIVHEAGEYGHRTNRSGGIEGGMSNGEPIILRAAMKPIPTLYKPLLSVDMQTKQEVAAGIERSDVCAVPAASVVGEAVVAFELASALLEKFGGDSRREIMANFENYQKALFAR
- a CDS encoding YqeG family HAD IIIA-type phosphatase translates to MFSLLCPKTCSASVLDIEPRNLRLQGIEALILDVDNTIVEWRGEKVSNSMKRWVSAALAEDLKVCIVSNGISKQVAAISKDLSVPAIAKAGKPTKRSFLKALKIMDATPQKTAVIGDQVFTDILGGNRLGMHTILINPVGKQELKTTKVMRRLEKWTLTKMYKKGLISLRSYQTRFSNE